A genomic region of Ammospiza nelsoni isolate bAmmNel1 chromosome 3, bAmmNel1.pri, whole genome shotgun sequence contains the following coding sequences:
- the CRNKL1 gene encoding crooked neck-like protein 1 — MASTAAGKQRIPKVAKVKNKAPAEVQITAEQLLREAKERELELLPPPPQQKITDVEELNDYKLRKRKTFEDNIRKNRTVISNWIKYAQWEESLKEIQRARSIYERALDVDYRNVTLWLKYAEMEMKNRQVNHARNIWDRAITTLPRVNQFWYKYTYMEEMLGNVAGSRQVFERWMEWQPEEQAWHSYINFELRYKEVDRARSIYERFVLVHPEVKNWIKYARFEEKHSYFAHARKVYERAVEFFGEEHMDEHLYVAFAKFEENQKEFERVRVIYKYALDRIPKQDAQNLFKNYTIFEKKFGDRRGIEDIIVSKRRFQYEEEVKANPHNYDAWFDYLRLVESDTDAETVREVYERAIANVPPIQEKRHWKRYIYLWINYALYEELEAKDAERTRQVYQACLELLPHKKFTFAKMWLLYAQFEIRQKNLPLARRALGTSIGKCPKNKLFKGYIELELQLREFDRCRKLYEKFLEFAPENCTSWIKFAELETILGDIDRARAIYELAIGQPRLDMPEVLWKSYIDFEIEQEEFEKTRNLYRRLLQRTQHVKVWISLAQFELSAAQGERLQRCRQVYEEANKAMRSCEEKEERVMLLEAWRSFEEEFGTDATKERIDKLMPEKIKKRRKLQAEDGSDAGWEEYYDYIFPEDTANQPNLKLLAMAKLWKKQQQESEAAAMDPDKDIDESQT; from the exons ATGGCGTCCACGGCGGCCGGGAAGCAGCGCATCCCCAAAGTGGCCAAG GTGAAAAATAAAGCACCCGCCGAAGTTCAGATCACAGCGGAGCAGCTTCTGAGAGAGGCGAAGGAGAGGGAACTCGAGCTTCTCCCACCGCCTCCGCAGCAGAAGATCACAGATGTTGAAGAGTTAAATGACTATAAACTCCGGAAGAGGAAG ACTTTCGAAGATAACATCAGAAAGAACAGGACTGTTATCAGTAACTGGATAAAGTACGCACAATGGGAGGAAAGCCTGAAGGAAATCCAGAG AGCCCGTTCCATTTACGAGCGTGCCCTGGATGTGGACTACAGGAACGTCACCCTCTGGCTGAAATATGCCGAGATGGAGATGAAGAACCGCCAGGTCAACCACGCCAGGAACATCTGGGACCGGGCCATCACCACCCTGCCCAGGGTGAACCAGTTCTG GTACAAGTACACGtacatggaggagatgctggggaACGTCGCTGGCTCACGCCAGGTGTTTGAAAGGTGGATGGAgtggcagccagaggagcaAGCCTGGCATTCCTACATCAACTTCGAGCTCAGATACAAGGAGGTGGACAGAGCACGAAGCATTTATGAGAGAT TTGTCCTGGTTCACCCCGAGGTGAAGAACTGGATCAAGTACGCGCGCTTCGAGGAGAAGCACAGCTACTTTGCCCACGCCAGGAAGGTGTACGAGAGGGCAGTGGAGTTCTTCGGGGAGGAGCACATGGATGAGCACTTGTATGTGGCCTTTGCCAAGTTTGAGGAGAACCAGAAAGAG tttgaaaGAGTGAGAGTCATCTACAAGTATGCCTTGGATAGAATTCCAAAGCAGGATGCCCAGAATCTCTTCAAGAATTACACCATCTTTGAGAAGAAGtttggggacaggaggggaatTGAGGACATCATTGTCAGCAAGAGGAGATTCCAGTATGAGGAGGAGGTGAAG GCCAACCCCCACAACTACGACGCGTGGTTCGATTACCTGCGGCTGGTGGAGAGCGACACGGACGCCGAGACCGTGCGGGAGGTGTACGAGAGAGCCATCGCCAACGTGCCCCCCATCCAGGAGAAACGCCACTGGAAGAGGTACATCTACCTCTGGATTAACTATGCTCTCTATGAGGAGCTGGAGGCAAAG GATGCAGAGAGAACCAGACAGGTGTACCAGGCATGCCTTGAGCTGCTGCCCCACAAGAAG tttaCATTTGCTAAAATGTGGCTGCTGTATGCACAGTTTGAAATTCGACAGAAGAACCTGCCCCTTGCCAGAAGGGCTTTG GGGACATCCATAGGCAAATGCCCAAAAAACAAACTGTTTAAAGGCTACATTGAGCTGGAGTTGCAGCTGCGCGAATTTGACCGGTGCCGAAAGTTGTATGAGAAATTCCTGGAGTTTGCACCAGAAAACTGCACGTCCTGGATTAAATTTGCTGAGCTGGAGACCATCCTTGGGGACATTGACCGTGCCAGGGCCATCTATGAGCTGGCTATtggccagcccaggctggacaTGCCTgag GTGCTGTGGAAATCCTACATTGACTTTGAGATTGAGCAGGAGGAGTTTGAGAAGACCAGGAACCTTTACCGGCGGCTGCTGCAGCGCACCCAGCATGTCAAG gtgtgGATCAGCCTGGCGCAGTTTGAGCTGTCGGCGGCGCAGGGCGAGCGGCTGCAGCGCTGCCGGCAGGTCTACGAGGAGGCCAACAAGGCCATGCGCAGCTgcgaggagaaggaggagagggtCATGCTGCTCGAGGCCTGGAGGAGCTTCGAGGAGGAGTTTGGCACCGATGCCACCAAGGAGAGGATAGATAAACTGATGcctgagaaaataaagaagaggaggaagctgcAGGCCGAAGATGGG TCTGATGCTGGATGGGAGGAATATTATGATTACATTTTCCCAGAAGACACTGCCAATCAGCCCAACCTCAAACTCCTGGCTATGGCAAAGCTCtggaagaaacagcagcaggagagcgAAGCTGCAGCCATGGACCCTGACAAGGACATTGATGAAAGCCAGACTTAG